The genomic region ATGGCATATAATCCTTAAACATGAGGACTCGAGCTATTTTAGAAGGTCTCATTGTAAGAGCTTCAGCAAGTTGCACTCCTTTCTTAGGCAACTCTTGAACTAATACTCGATCCCTCAAGAAAGGGGGAATCAAGAGTTTCCAGTCAAAAGTTTGGAATGAAAACCTCTGAAAAGATCTAGATGTTTGGAGTTAAGATATTAGCTTGGCAGTTACTTCCACaagtataaattttgaattgtcTCTACCAAGTACCAACTCATATGCAATCACAATCACAATCTTTAATCTGTTAgggaaacaaaaccaactacACAAAAATCGAGAGCCAATTATGCTATACTTTAGATTCTTTAACTGCATTTGGCAAGAAGGGTTCCCACCATCCAAATTCATACTTTGGATAGGGTGCCACCCAGTTTTCTGGCTTCTCAAACTCCAGAGTGGTAGGATTGGAGGCTAAAGCTTCTTCAAGACTGTCAGCTTCATAGCTATCTGATAAAACTCTGTCCAACCTCAACTTCATAAATCTGCCAAGCAATGCAAAGCAAAAAGATGAATTTAACTTTTATACCATGCAATAAAATGACTTATATATGGTACCTTCTATAAAATGGAAAGGTTAATAAAGTCTTCTCCTGCTATACCATGTGACTTAAAACTATTGCTAAGTCATACTAATAAAAAGTTCAGAAGCGAATGAACTCACATATATGTTCTTTGGTATGTAATTGTGTTTGTGTTCCACCTAGGGCAAAGAGAATTGGTTTCTTTCCAGTCATTTGTAACCTAAGCGGCACTTTTGCAGGCAGTGTCAAAATTAAAGCTATCAACACAGCAAAGAACTAGACAAGCTGGAGTATGGCTCTTTCCCCCCGTCTTTTCGTTTTGAAATATGGTTTATCATACCAGAGTATGACTGTACCACCCAGACAAAGGCACTAAGGATACAACTACAATTGAGTCATGTGGTTGTATCAATTTTGAGGTTATCTCTGGTACTTGCTCCACTGTAGGCATTTACTGTTTCCTGGAAGTCCTTACCAAGGTTGTCAAGCAAATGATACTAGTGTAAATACTAGTCTTGGCATTAATTCCACCTTTTGATATTGGGAATTTATGCATCAGGCATAAAGGAAAGATGACGTAAAAGAAgctaaaaccaaaacatatatattttgttgGGTCTGAGTCTTACGTAATCCAGGGACCATTAGTTGAAACCAGAGCAACAGCGGGCCTGCGCAACCTCTTTGTAATGTCAGGGAACTTTTCCAAGAACTTGGGCTCGATCACAAGCCAGAAATCCTGTTCTTTATTGCGTTCTCCATAGTTCCGCAGTCTCTCGAACAAGAGCTCTTGGAAGTGCTCCTCTTCATCCAACATGAACTTCGCATTTGCAACAACAAAATAGTATTTTTTGGTTTGTTGCTGAAACATAAGAAGAATTTCAGAATGAGAATGTATAAAGCCATACAACCAAAAAACATAGTTACGGCACGGCCTCTTGGCACTCATAATATCTCACAGCACTTTGAAACTATTTATAAATAGAGCATGATCTTTGAGAAGAtctatatcatcataatgaaagaaaaagcataCTCAGCTATTTCATAACAGGAATCCTTTCACAATCATCAGACTGGCTCCTCATTTGAAGAATAAGCATCTATCTACGAGGTCACATTTCCAATTTTTATTCCTGATATTGGTTTTACTTAATTATGAAAGGTTATGGGCTTTTGGAAATCCAGGGAATTAAGTGATACCTTGAGACAATTATAAGGGAGAATATTTGAATTGTGACCGATGTGTTGCTTTTCATTGCCGCTCATTAAAACAAGAGTGTCTCAAACGTTATTGGTATTGTAAAACAGATTTGGCCTTGGTTGGAATTTTATcaacaataacaaaaaataactttGTTCAATCAAACATGAAAAGATAAAACCTGGTGGCAGCTGGCTCCAATAGGAATACAAGCAACAAGTCTTTCTTGTTGAATTATGTACATAACCTAGCACCCTTGTTCCTACTTGATCGTATATCCCAAAGGCCTGGGCTTTACCA from Theobroma cacao cultivar B97-61/B2 chromosome 9, Criollo_cocoa_genome_V2, whole genome shotgun sequence harbors:
- the LOC18591118 gene encoding uncharacterized protein LOC18591118 encodes the protein MLGVLSASSLTLGLGGAPAPFTGQCGNGGAAKTLALPTTSNNNRTQLLIKSSFTSTSRTTPSFRTAVAAVDSDQLTPDQQQTKKYYFVVANAKFMLDEEEHFQELLFERLRNYGERNKEQDFWLVIEPKFLEKFPDITKRLRRPAVALVSTNGPWITFMKLRLDRVLSDSYEADSLEEALASNPTTLEFEKPENWVAPYPKYEFGWWEPFLPNAVKESKV